In the genome of Girardinichthys multiradiatus isolate DD_20200921_A chromosome 7, DD_fGirMul_XY1, whole genome shotgun sequence, one region contains:
- the zgc:162396 gene encoding putative methyltransferase DDB_G0268948: MAYRLFEGKEHASIYQQYRFTPPTGLKDIIIQYLDKKKGQPHVLAVDLGCGTGQHTRLLAPHFKEVVGIDISECQLEEARSVPGFTNITYREGTAEELPFEDGTVDLLTAASAAHWFDQSRFLIEANRVLKPGGCMALLGFTDWYIKLNYKDCGDKLNCIYHEVKELLKPYTSSAVAASESKLEDLYSAIPFPDKERIESFLNKSMISVRKLVGFISSWSMYNSYKSKDPQGAEDMLANIQKRFLDDMGVTSADTEIEREWEYYCILASKPL, encoded by the exons ATGGCTTACCGACTTTTTGAAGGGAAGGAACATGCTTCCATCTACCAACAGTATCGTTTTACGCCTCCAACAGGGCTTAAGGACATTATCATTCAGTACCTGGACAAAAAG AAAGGACAGCCCCACGTGCTTGCTGTAGATCTAGGATGTGGAACTGGTCAGCATACTAGGTTACTGGCGCCACACTTCAAAGAAGTGGTCGGCATCGATATCAGCGAGTGCCAACTAGAGGAGGCCCGGTCCGTGCCAGGGTTCACTAACATCACATATCG TGAGGGGACAGCAGAAGAGCTTCCTTTTGAGGATGGCACTGTAGACTTGTTGACAGCAGCTTCAGCGGCACATTGGTTCGACCAGTCCAGGTTTCTTATTGAGGCCAATAGGGTCCTGAAACCTGGGGGCTGCATGGCTCTGCTGGGCTTCACAGACTGGTACATAAAATTAAACTATAAGGACTGCGGAGACAAACTAAACTGTATCTACCATGAG GTGAAGGAGTTGCTGAAGCCGTACACAAGCAGCGCAGTTGCTGCGTCAGAGAGTAAACTGGAAGACTTGTACTCTGCCATCCCCTTTCCAGACAAGGAGAG GATTGAGAGTTTTCTGAACAAATCCATGATCTCTGTCAGAAAGTTGGTGGGTTTTATTAGCAGTTGGTCCATGTACAATTCTTACAAGAGTAAAGACCCTCAAGGTGCTGAAGACATGCTGGCCAACATTCAGAAGCG GTTCCTGGATGACATGGGTGTCACTTCTGCTGACACTGAAATAGAGCGGGAATGGGAATATTACTGCATCCTGGCTTCAAAGCCTCTGTAA
- the LOC124870877 gene encoding olfactory receptor 1D2-like, translating into MNNFSTISVFFLSGLNETSQNQKSALFFVSLMCYCITLLVNVSLILIIILDNAFHEPMYILLCAFCINALFGTAGFYPKFLWDLLSPVHVISYSGCLFQAQVLYSFACSDLSILALMAYDRYLAICCPLEYHSVMSVQRVIKLACFLWLTSFFIVAVNIFLTSRLKLCRPYINRLFCVNWSIVSLTCFPNETSMNSIVANITIIIYIVHGFFIVWSYMYIVKRCANSIENRAKFTQTCVPHLISLSTFIVTMMIDIINNRLSSKGLTETLQNFIAMEFVVIPPLMNPLIYGFKLTKVRSRIIDFVAFKFK; encoded by the coding sequence atgaataatttttcaacgatttcagtgttttttctttcaggtttgAACGAAACAAGTCAGAATCAAAAATCAGCTCTCTTCTTTGTCAGTTTGATGTGTTACTGCATAACTCTCCTGGTAAATGTTTCTCTTATTTTGATCATCATCTTGGATAATGCATTTCATGAACCAATGTATATTCTGCTCTGTGCTTTTTGCATTAATGCACTTTTTGGAACAGCAGGTTTCTATCCTAAATTTCTGTGGGATTTACTCTCTCCTGTTCATGTCATCTCTTACTCAGGCTGCCTTTTTCAGGCTCAGGTGTTGTACTCCTTTGCTTGCAGTGATCTGTCCATCCTTGCCCTCATGGCATATGATCGGTATCTGGCTATATGTTGTCCTCTGGAATACCACTCTGTCATGTCAGTGCAAAGAGTCATTAAGCTGGCATGCTTTTTGTGGTTAACATCTTTTTTTATCGTTGCAGTCAATATTTTTCTTACATCAAGACTGAAATTATGCAGACCATATATTAACAGACTTTTCTGTGTGAATTGGAGCATTGTGTCACTGACATGTTTTCCTAATGAAACATCCATGAATAGCATTGTTGCGaacattacaataataatttatattgTTCATGGCTTCTTTATTGTATGGTCTTACATGTATATTGTTAAAAGATGTGCCAATTCTATTGAAAACAGGGCAAAGTTTACGCAAACCTGTGTGCCGCATTTAATCTCCTTGTCCACCTTTATTGTGACTATGATGATTGATATTATTAACAATCGACTTAGTTCTAAAGGTTTAACTGAGACTTTGCAAAATTTTATTGCAATGGAATTTGTTGTCATTCCTCCACTTATGAATCCACTCATTTATGGTTTCAAGTTGACCAAAGTTAGAAGCAGAATTATTgattttgttgcttttaaatttaaataa
- the LOC124870878 gene encoding olfactory receptor 1D2-like translates to MNNVSTISVFFLSGLKETSRNQRSAVFFVSLMCYCITLLVNVSLILIIILDNAFHEPMYILLCAFCINALFGTAGFYPKFLWDLLSPVHVISYSGCLFQAQVLYSFACSDLSILALMAYDRYLAICCPLEYHSVMSVQRVIKLACFLWLTSFFIVGVNIFLTSRLKLCRPYINRLFCVNWSIVSLACFPNETSINSIVANITIIIYVFHGFFIVWSYMYIVRRCANSIENRAKFTQTCVPHLISLSTFIVTMMTDAINNRLSSKHLSETLQNLIAMEFLVIPPLMNPLIYGFKLTKVRSRIIDFVAFKFK, encoded by the coding sequence ATGAATAATGTTTCAAcgatttcagtgttttttctttcaggtttgAAAGAAACAAGTCGGAATCAAAGATCAGCTGTCTTCTTTGTCAGTTTGATGTGTTACTGCATAACTCTCCTGGTAAATGTTTCTCTTATTCTGATCATTATCTTGGATAATGCATTTCATGAACCAATGTATATTCTGCTCTGTGCTTTTTGCATTAATGCACTTTTTGGAACAGCAGGTTTCTATCCTAAATTTCTGTGGGATTTACTCTCTCCTGTTCATGTCATCTCTTACTCAGGCTGCCTTTTTCAGGCTCAGGTGTTGTACTCCTTTGCCTGCAGTGATCTGTCCATCCTTGCCCTCATGGCATACGATCGGTATCTGGCTATATGTTGTCCTCTGGAGTACCACTCTGTCATGTCAGTGCAAAGAGTCATTAAGCTGGCATGCTTTTTGTGGTTaacatctttttttattgttggaGTCAATATTTTTCTTACATCAAGACTGAAATTATGCAGACCATATATTAACAGACTTTTCTGTGTGAATTGGAGCATTGTGTCACTGGCATGTTTTCCTAATGAAACATCCATTAATAGCATTGTTGCGaacattacaataataatttatGTATTTCATGGCTTCTTTATTGTATGGTCTTACATGTATATTGTTAGAAGATGTGCCAATTCTATTGAAAACAGGGCAAAGTTTACGCAAACCTGTGTGCCGCATTTAATCTCCTTGTCCACCTTTATTGTGACTATGATGACTGATGCTATTAACAATCGACTTAGTTCTAAACATTTAAGTGAGACTTTGCAAAATCTTATTGCAATGGAATTTCTTGTCATTCCTCCACTTATGAATCCACTCATTTATGGTTTCAAATTGACCAAAGTTAGAAGCAGAATTATTgattttgttgcttttaaatttaaataa